In Nicotiana tabacum cultivar K326 chromosome 17, ASM71507v2, whole genome shotgun sequence, one DNA window encodes the following:
- the LOC107804360 gene encoding G2/mitotic-specific cyclin-2-like produces the protein MAISDENNPTMIKPTNVQGGAGMGTRKFGGVETRNNRRALGVINQNLVGGAHPFPCVVNKRGLSEANGRCDKNLPIPAHRPITRKFAAQIASSHQHRSEENKKAKIASEEFSIWEDIPLTDVEENEAAKDQPVPMSLELTETVPNDNKNQMEVEMEDILEENIIDIDGDDAKNPLAVVEYVQDLFASYRKMEGCSCVSPDYMAQQFDINERMRSILIDWLIEVHHKFELREETLFLTVNLIDRFLEKQGVVRKKLQLVGLVAMLLACKYEEVSVPLVEDLVFISDKAYSRKEILEMERMMLNTLQFNMSVPTAYVFMRRYLKAAQSDRKLELLSFFLVELCLVEYAMLKFPPSFIAAAAIYTAQTTLYGVQQWSKTCEWHTSYSEDQLMECSRSIVSYHQKAATGKLTGVHRKYSTSKFGYAAKCEPAHFLVQTQQQ, from the exons atggCCATATCTGATGAGAACAATCCTACAATGATTAAACCTACAAATGTGCAAG GTGGGGCTGGAATGGGTACCAGAAAGTTTGGTGGAGTGGAAACAAGAAACAACAGAAGAGCATTGGGAGTGATTAATCAGAATTTAGTGGGTGGTGCTCATCCTTTTCCTTGTGTTGTTAACAAAAGAGGATTATCTGA aGCAAATGGAAGATGTGACAAGAATCTGCCTATTCCAGCTCATAGACCTATCACGAG GAAATTTGCAGCACAAATTGCTAGCTCTCATCAACATCGCTCCGAG GAAAACAAGAAAGCTAAAATAGCATCAGAAGAATTCAGTATATGGGAGGATATCCCTCTCACAGATGTGGAGGAAAATGAAGCAGCTAAAGATCAACCTGTTCCTATGTCTTTGGAACTAACAGAAACAGTCCCAAATGACAACAAGAATCAAATG GAAGTAGAAATGGAGGATATATTAGAGGAAAATATAATAGATATCGATGGCGATGATGCAAAGAACCCCCTTGCAGTTGTTGAATATGTACAAGATTTGTTTGCCTCCTATAGAAAAATGGAG GGTTGTAGCTGTGTTTCTCCGGACTATATGGCACAACAGTTTGACATCAACGAGAGAATGAGATCCATTCTAATCGACTGGCTCATTGAG GTACATCACAAGTTCGAGCTCAGGGAAGAGACGTTGTTCCTGACTGTTAATTTGATAGATAGATTTTTGGAGAAGCAAGGTGTTGTCAGAAAGAAGCTGCAGCTTGTTGGGTTGGTTGCCATGCTATTAGCATGCAAATATGAGGAAGTTTCTGTTCCATTGGTGGAAGATTTGGTGTTTATTTCTGACAAAGCCTATTCAAGGAAGGAGATTCTTGAAATG GAAAGAATGATGCTTAACACACTGCAGTTTAACATGTCAGTTCCAACTGCATATGTTTTTATGAGAAGATATCTTAAGGCTGCTCAATCTGATAGGAAG CTTGAGCTGCTGTCTTTCTTCTTGGTTGAGCTTTGTCTAGTGGAATATGCAATGCTCAAGTTTCCACCATCATTCATAGCTGCTGCAGCAATCTATACAGCTCAGACCACACTCTACGGTGTCCAGCAGTGGAGTAAGACATGCGAGTGGCATACTAGTTACTCGGAAGATCAACTTAT GGAGTGCTCGAGATCGATTGTGAGCTATCACCAGAAGGCAGCAACAGGAAAACTAACAGGGGTGCATAGGAAGTACAGTACATCTAAATTTGGTTATGCAGCAAAATGTGAGCCTGCCCATTTTCTTGTGCAGACACAACAACAATAG
- the LOC107804364 gene encoding phosphoserine aminotransferase 2, chloroplastic encodes MAMSAATSQSFLLNNPTTHQNHPSLKSTTHLATFSTTHFHPTTTLTSTYKSVSITCSAASSTTTTPLQTASSSTSSDRVFNFAAGPATLPENVLQKAQADLVNWRGCGMSVMEMSHRGKEFLSIIQKAESDLKTLLNIPENYAVLFLQGGATTQFAALPLNLCSPDDAVDYVVTGSWGDKAYKEAVKYCKPNVIWSGKSEKYTKIPTFDSLQQTPDAKYLHICANETIHGVEFKDYPKPSNEKTILVADMSSNFCSKPVDVSKFGVIYAGAQKNVGPSGVTIVIIRKDLIGNAQESTPVMLDYKIHAENNSLYNTPPCYGIYMCGLVFEDLLAQGGLVEVEKKNKKKAEILYNAIDSSNGFFRCPVEKSVRSLMNVPFTLAKPELEAEFVKAAAVEKMVQLKGHRSVGGMRASIYNAMPLAGVEKLVAFMKDFQAKHA; translated from the coding sequence ATGGCTATGTCAGCTGCCACCTCCCAATCTTTCCTCCTCAACAACCCCACCACCCACCAGAACCACCCATCCCTCAAATCCACCACCCACCTCGCCACCTTCTCCACCACCCATTTCCACCCTACCACCACCCTCACCTCTACATACAAATCTGTATCTATAACCTGCTCAGCCGCCAGCTCAACCACAACCACCCCCCTCCAAACAGCTTCATCCTCCACCTCCTCAGATCGGGTCTTCAACTTTGCTGCGGGCCCCGCTACCCTCCCTGAAAACGTCCTCCAAAAAGCCCAAGCCGACCTCGTCAACTGGCGCGGCTGTGGCATGTCCGTCATGGAAATGAGCCACCGTGGCAAAGAATTCCTCTCCATTATTCAAAAAGCCGAATCAGATCTCAAAACCCTCCTTAATATCCCCGAAAACTACGCCGTTCTCTTTCTCCAAGGCGGCGCCACCACCCAATTCGCGGCCCTTCCCCTCAACCTCTGCTCACCGGACGACGCCGTGGATTACGTCGTCACCGGTTCGTGGGGTGACAAGGCATACAAAGAGGCAGTTAAATACTGCAAGCCTAACGTCATTTGGAGTGGCAAATCTGAAAAATACACCAAGATCCCGACTTTCGATTCTTTACAACAAACCCCAGACGCCAAGTATTTGCATATATGCGCCAATGAAACTATTCACGGAGTTGAATTCAAGGATTATCCTAAACCCAgtaatgaaaagaccatccttgTTGCTGACATGTCATCCAATTTCTGCTCAAAGCCAGTTGATGTTAGCAAATTTGGTGTTATTTACGCTGGTGCCCAGAAGAATGTTGGTCCATCTGGGGTTACAATTGTTATAATAAGGAAAGATTTGATTGGAAATGCACAGGAAAGTACACCTGTGATGTTGGATTACAAGATCCATGCTGAGAACAATTCATTGTATAATACACCCCCTTGTTATGGGATTTACATGTGTGGGCTTGTATTTGAAGATCTGTTGGCACAAGGTGGATTGGTGGAAGttgagaagaagaataagaaaaaggCTGAGATTTTATACAATGCTATTGATTCAAGCAATGGGTTTTTTAGGTGTCCAGTTGAGAAATCAGTGAGGTCATTGATGAATGTGCCATTTACATTGGCTAAACCAGAATTGGAGGCTGAGTTTGTGAAGGCAGCAGCTGTTGAGAAGATGGTGCAGCTGAAAGGGCATAGGTCTGTTGGAGGAATGAGAGCTTCAATATACAATGCTATGCCTTTGGCTGGTGTTGAAAAGTTGGTTGCTTTCATGAAGGATTTCCAAGCTAAGCATGCTTGA